One genomic window of Clostridioides sp. ES-S-0054-01 includes the following:
- the prfA gene encoding peptide chain release factor 1, which yields MLKKLEVLEDTYKDLSEKIGDPDVINDQKVWQKYIKEHADLEPIVMKYREYKGVLDSIKESKEILQEESDEELRELAKMELAEMEEKVEPLEDEIKILLLPKDPNDDKNVIVEIRGGAGGDEAALFAGDLFRMYSRYAERRRWKIELLSASDTGVGGYKEVSFMIKGKGAYSRLKYESGVHRVQRIPSTESGGRIHTSTSTVAVLPEVEDVEVDINPNDLRIDVFRSSGNGGQSVNTTDSAVRVTHIPTGEVVSCQDGKSQLKNKEQALKILKARLYDKALAEQHKDIAAERKSQVGTGDRSERIRTYNFPQGRISDHRINLTLYKLDAFLDGDIDEMIDALITVDQTEKMTAI from the coding sequence ATGTTAAAAAAATTAGAGGTATTGGAAGATACATATAAAGACTTAAGTGAAAAAATAGGTGATCCGGATGTAATAAATGATCAAAAAGTTTGGCAAAAGTATATAAAGGAACATGCTGACTTAGAGCCTATTGTTATGAAATACAGAGAGTATAAAGGTGTTTTAGATAGTATAAAAGAATCAAAAGAAATTTTACAAGAAGAGTCAGATGAGGAATTAAGAGAATTAGCTAAAATGGAGTTAGCTGAGATGGAAGAAAAGGTAGAACCTTTAGAGGATGAAATAAAAATATTATTATTACCTAAAGACCCTAATGACGACAAGAACGTTATAGTTGAAATTAGAGGTGGAGCTGGAGGCGATGAAGCAGCTCTATTTGCAGGTGATTTATTTAGAATGTATTCAAGATATGCTGAGAGAAGAAGATGGAAGATAGAATTATTAAGTGCAAGTGATACTGGAGTCGGTGGATATAAAGAAGTATCTTTTATGATAAAAGGTAAGGGAGCATATTCAAGATTAAAGTACGAGTCTGGAGTTCATAGAGTTCAAAGAATACCATCAACTGAATCTGGTGGAAGAATACACACGTCAACTTCCACTGTTGCAGTATTACCAGAAGTTGAAGATGTAGAAGTTGATATAAATCCAAATGATTTGAGAATAGACGTTTTCCGTTCTTCAGGTAATGGAGGACAAAGTGTCAACACTACTGACTCTGCTGTTAGGGTAACACATATACCTACAGGTGAAGTAGTATCTTGTCAAGATGGAAAATCACAACTAAAAAATAAAGAGCAAGCTTTAAAAATATTAAAAGCTAGACTTTACGATAAAGCATTGGCAGAACAACACAAAGATATAGCAGCAGAGAGAAAAAGCCAAGTCGGAACAGGAGACAGATCAGAAAGAATAAGAACATATAATTTCCCTCAAGGTAGAATAAGCGACCATAGAATAAACTTAACTTTATATAAGTTAGATGCATTTTTAGATGGGGATATAGATGAAATGATAGATGCTTTAATTACTGTTGACCAAACAGAGAAAATGACTGCAATATAA
- the prmC gene encoding peptide chain release factor N(5)-glutamine methyltransferase has product MTIKDIIIKYSDTFKDVSDTPRLDTELLLQKILGVDRLYIHLNLNKELTEEQETKFIDFSKERLNGRPIAYIVENREFMGLDFFVKEGVLIPRPDTETLVEEIIEICKEKKDVSILDIGTGSGAITVSLAKYIENSKIMSFDISEIALEIAKKNAIINEVGGKIKYINSDLFTAISDSNIKFDIIVSNPPYIKKQDIETLHTQVKDYEPYNALEGGEDGLDFYRKITEQGKKYLNRCGILAYEVGHNQAEDVINIMKSNGYKKIYTKKDIQGIDRVVIGYNI; this is encoded by the coding sequence ATGACGATAAAAGATATAATTATTAAATATTCAGATACGTTTAAAGATGTAAGTGACACTCCAAGATTAGATACAGAGCTATTGTTACAAAAAATATTAGGTGTTGACAGGCTATATATTCACTTAAATCTGAATAAAGAGCTAACTGAAGAACAAGAAACAAAATTTATAGATTTTTCTAAAGAAAGATTAAATGGAAGACCAATAGCATATATAGTTGAAAACAGGGAGTTTATGGGATTAGATTTTTTTGTTAAGGAAGGCGTACTGATTCCAAGACCAGATACAGAAACTTTAGTAGAAGAGATAATTGAAATATGTAAAGAAAAAAAAGATGTAAGTATACTAGACATAGGTACTGGTTCTGGTGCTATTACAGTAAGTTTGGCTAAGTACATTGAAAATTCTAAAATCATGTCTTTTGATATATCAGAAATAGCCTTAGAAATAGCTAAAAAAAATGCTATTATAAATGAAGTTGGTGGAAAAATAAAGTATATCAATTCTGATTTATTTACAGCAATAAGTGATAGTAACATAAAATTTGATATCATAGTTTCAAATCCACCCTATATTAAAAAACAAGATATAGAAACTCTGCATACACAAGTAAAAGATTATGAGCCATATAATGCTCTTGAAGGTGGAGAAGATGGATTGGACTTTTATAGAAAAATAACAGAACAAGGTAAGAAATATTTAAATAGGTGTGGAATATTAGCATATGAAGTTGGTCATAATCAAGCTGAAGATGTAATAAATATTATGAAAAGTAATGGATATAAAAAAATATATACAAAGAAGGATATTCAAGGCATTGATAGAGTTGTTATAGGTTACAATATATGA
- a CDS encoding DUF1385 domain-containing protein: MAKQAVGGQAVIEGVMMQSKDKRAVAVRKSDGEIALKEDRIKSWVRDKNIDKIPFIRGSFVMIDTMIQGMKSLNFSSEFFMEEAEEDRFDLFIKKIFKDKANDIIIIFSLVIAMLLSAGLFIFIPTLVGGAFSKVMPNDFMLNLIEGIIRIAILFAYIVLISRSKDVERVFQYHGAEHKSIYCYENNLELTVENAKKFKRLHPRCGTNFLFIVMAVSIILFAFFGWPNPIFRIFMRIICVPIVAGLSYEVIRILGRYDNGFTKIIAYPGMMLQYFTTKEPDDEQLEVALEALKAVVD, encoded by the coding sequence ATGGCAAAACAAGCTGTAGGTGGGCAAGCCGTTATTGAAGGTGTAATGATGCAGTCAAAAGACAAAAGAGCAGTAGCTGTTAGAAAAAGTGATGGAGAAATAGCACTAAAAGAAGATAGAATAAAAAGTTGGGTAAGAGATAAGAATATAGATAAGATACCTTTTATTAGAGGTTCTTTTGTTATGATAGATACAATGATTCAAGGTATGAAAAGCTTAAACTTTTCTTCAGAATTTTTTATGGAAGAGGCTGAAGAGGATAGATTTGATTTATTTATAAAGAAAATTTTTAAAGATAAGGCAAATGATATAATTATAATATTTTCATTAGTTATAGCAATGCTACTTTCTGCTGGATTATTCATTTTTATACCTACATTAGTAGGAGGAGCTTTTTCTAAGGTAATGCCTAATGATTTTATGCTTAATTTAATAGAAGGAATCATAAGGATAGCTATATTATTTGCATATATAGTACTGATTTCACGAAGTAAAGATGTAGAAAGAGTCTTTCAATATCATGGAGCAGAACATAAATCTATATATTGCTATGAAAATAATTTAGAACTTACAGTAGAGAACGCTAAAAAATTTAAAAGGTTACATCCTAGATGTGGTACAAATTTTTTATTTATAGTTATGGCTGTATCAATAATATTGTTTGCATTTTTCGGTTGGCCAAATCCAATATTTAGAATATTTATGAGAATTATATGTGTACCTATAGTAGCAGGTTTATCCTATGAAGTAATTAGAATTCTTGGAAGATATGATAATGGATTTACTAAAATTATCGCATATCCAGGAATGATGTTGCAATATTTTACAACAAAAGAGCCTGATGATGAGCAATTAGAGGTTGCTTTAGAAGCATTAAAGGCAGTAGTAGATTAA
- the rpmE gene encoding 50S ribosomal protein L31, which produces MQKEIQPKYNPVEVRCACGNTFVAGSTKDEIKVEICSECHPFYTGKQKNIEKGGRIDKFKKRFKMD; this is translated from the coding sequence ATGCAAAAGGAAATACAACCAAAATACAATCCAGTTGAAGTGCGTTGTGCTTGTGGGAACACATTTGTTGCTGGTTCAACTAAGGACGAAATAAAAGTTGAAATATGTTCAGAGTGCCATCCGTTCTATACAGGAAAACAAAAGAACATAGAAAAAGGTGGAAGAATCGACAAATTCAAGAAAAGATTCAAAATGGACTAA
- the rho gene encoding transcription termination factor Rho, translating into MRRIFLILDDKVLEGLGGKTLVELRDIAKELKIKSITTYKKNELIEIINSKIKNEEKINEEIKEKNEDIKEDIKNRKENIERESIEKEVEYKSPTKSYNKKEIDTQNISQNQENRNQRNDYSKTTNVNDCNKSSNMSNRVVRNNNKNYYMPKQVDESKIVDEFNTSKEDEVVGVLEILPDGFGFLRGSNYLSTEGDVYVSPSQIRRFNMKTGDKIKGITRHPKSGEKFRALLYVQKINDENPDTAIQRNAFETLTPIFPEERLTLETNRNEIATRIIDLISPIGKGQRGLIVAPPKAGKTVLLKSVANSIAKNHPNVELIVLLIDERPEEVTDMKESIEGDVIYSTFDQVSSHHVKVAEMVLNRAQRLVEHGKDVVILLDSITRLARAYNLTISPTGRTLSGGIDPGALHGPKKFFGAARNIRQGGSLTILGTALVETGSRMDDVIFEEFKGTGNMELHLDRKLAEKRIFPAIDIYKSGTRRDDLLLDDEEKTALWRLRREMSNNSVMEITDKVIELIKRTKDNKEFVKSIKNL; encoded by the coding sequence ATGAGGAGGATTTTTTTGATTTTAGATGATAAAGTATTAGAAGGATTAGGTGGTAAGACCTTAGTTGAGCTACGAGATATAGCTAAAGAATTAAAAATAAAATCAATTACTACATATAAGAAAAATGAGTTAATTGAGATTATAAATTCCAAAATTAAAAATGAGGAAAAAATAAACGAAGAGATTAAAGAAAAAAATGAAGATATTAAAGAAGACATAAAAAATAGAAAAGAAAATATAGAGCGTGAAAGTATAGAAAAAGAAGTTGAATATAAGAGCCCTACCAAATCATACAACAAGAAAGAAATAGATACTCAAAATATTTCCCAAAACCAAGAAAACAGAAATCAAAGAAATGATTATAGTAAGACAACGAATGTAAATGATTGTAATAAGTCATCAAATATGTCTAATAGAGTGGTCAGAAATAATAATAAAAACTATTATATGCCTAAACAGGTTGATGAATCTAAGATAGTAGATGAATTCAATACATCAAAAGAAGATGAAGTAGTAGGTGTGCTTGAAATTCTGCCAGATGGATTTGGTTTTTTAAGGGGTTCAAATTATTTATCTACTGAAGGTGATGTTTACGTTTCACCATCTCAAATAAGAAGATTTAATATGAAAACAGGAGACAAGATTAAAGGAATAACTAGACATCCAAAAAGCGGAGAGAAATTTAGAGCACTTTTATATGTTCAAAAAATAAATGATGAAAACCCTGACACAGCTATACAAAGAAATGCATTTGAGACATTAACACCAATATTTCCAGAAGAACGACTTACACTGGAAACTAATAGAAATGAAATAGCTACAAGAATTATAGATTTAATTTCACCTATAGGAAAAGGGCAAAGGGGATTGATAGTAGCACCTCCAAAAGCGGGGAAAACAGTTCTTTTAAAAAGTGTTGCAAATAGTATAGCTAAAAATCATCCAAATGTTGAACTTATAGTACTCCTTATAGACGAAAGACCAGAGGAAGTTACTGATATGAAAGAATCGATTGAAGGAGACGTTATATATTCTACTTTTGACCAAGTATCAAGTCATCATGTCAAAGTTGCAGAGATGGTGTTAAATAGAGCTCAAAGATTAGTTGAACATGGTAAAGATGTAGTAATTTTACTAGATAGTATAACTAGGTTAGCAAGAGCATATAACCTTACAATATCTCCTACAGGTAGAACTTTATCTGGAGGTATTGACCCTGGTGCACTTCATGGTCCTAAGAAATTCTTTGGGGCAGCCAGAAATATTAGACAAGGCGGTTCTTTGACAATACTAGGAACAGCACTAGTTGAAACTGGTTCTAGGATGGATGATGTAATATTTGAAGAATTTAAAGGTACAGGAAATATGGAATTACACCTAGATAGAAAATTAGCAGAAAAAAGAATATTCCCTGCAATAGATATTTATAAATCCGGTACAAGAAGAGATGACTTATTGCTTGATGATGAAGAAAAGACAGCTCTTTGGAGATTAAGAAGAGAGATGAGTAATAATTCAGTAATGGAAATTACAGACAAAGTCATTGAACTTATAAAAAGAACTAAGGACAATAAAGAGTTTGTAAAATCAATAAAGAATTTGTAA
- the galU gene encoding UTP--glucose-1-phosphate uridylyltransferase GalU, whose protein sequence is MQVKVKKAVIPAAGLGTRFLPATKAQPKEMLPIVDKPTLQYIIEEAVASGIEEILIITGRNKKSIEDHFDKSVELELDLEKKGKKELLEIVQNISNMINIHYIRQKEPKGLGDAIYCARHFIGYEPFAVMLGDDIVDNDVPCLKQLTDAYEEYRTTILGVQKVNQEDTNKYGIIEAKNIEGRVYKVKDMVEKPESGKAPSNIAILGRYIITPEIFDILKDLPPGKGGEVQLTDALKILSKKEAMYAYNFEGKRYDVGDKLGFLEATVDFALKKEDLKEDFIKYLKHICSEFDKNSNVLYNNTDEKIDLAEVNEIRELEIQK, encoded by the coding sequence ATGCAAGTTAAAGTTAAAAAAGCCGTAATACCAGCAGCAGGTTTAGGAACTAGATTTTTGCCAGCTACAAAGGCACAACCAAAAGAAATGTTACCAATAGTTGATAAGCCTACTCTACAATACATAATAGAAGAAGCTGTGGCTTCAGGAATAGAGGAAATACTAATAATAACAGGTAGAAATAAAAAATCTATTGAAGACCACTTTGATAAATCTGTAGAATTGGAACTTGATTTAGAGAAAAAAGGAAAGAAAGAATTGTTAGAGATAGTACAAAATATATCTAACATGATTAACATACATTATATAAGACAGAAAGAGCCAAAAGGATTGGGAGATGCAATTTATTGTGCTAGGCATTTTATAGGTTATGAGCCTTTTGCAGTAATGTTAGGTGATGATATTGTGGACAATGATGTACCTTGTCTAAAACAACTAACAGACGCATATGAGGAGTATAGAACTACAATATTAGGTGTTCAAAAAGTGAATCAAGAAGATACTAATAAATATGGTATAATAGAAGCAAAAAATATAGAAGGTAGAGTTTATAAGGTAAAAGATATGGTAGAAAAGCCAGAATCAGGAAAAGCTCCTTCAAATATTGCTATTTTAGGTAGATATATAATAACTCCTGAAATCTTTGATATTCTTAAGGATTTACCACCAGGTAAAGGTGGAGAGGTACAACTCACAGATGCTTTAAAGATATTGTCTAAGAAAGAAGCTATGTATGCATACAATTTTGAAGGTAAGAGATATGATGTTGGTGATAAACTAGGATTTTTAGAAGCTACTGTTGACTTCGCTCTAAAGAAAGAAGACCTTAAGGAAGATTTTATAAAATATTTGAAACATATATGTAGTGAATTTGATAAAAATAGTAATGTGTTATACAATAATACAGATGAAAAAATAGATTTAGCTGAAGTCAATGAAATTAGAGAACTTGAAATTCAAAAATAA
- the pepF gene encoding oligoendopeptidase F — MNRKLCKAIIPLFISIFCMLIISIKADQGYQKNNDRAVTVMNNDTEDDAEKKQEIDYEKTCWNLQSLFKSDDQWKKELKSFDKDTKELKNYIGKVTKSPTHLSFALNIKEKLDIRLNRLSAYVKLKQDTNKNSYKYLDMNDTMSKSYGNYMGICSDLELEILKLSNKDYKKIISNKNINRKYGAYLRDIRRNKVHYLDDKSEDILSKVSSISSLPSQVYELFRNMDRKTNLTPAQYASELESSDRENRKKAYQDELITYNDNVNTIAGLITGQVKKNIFYSQERGYESSLEMYLESDNVDEKVYNNLIRTVNSNMDSLHKYIDLRKKVLKLDKVHSYDMFVPIVKTADNNINYEKAQSIVYSALSPLGKEYNDVVYKAFNEKWIDVYSHENKVSGGYCLSVYENHPYILLNYNNSLGSVSTLSHELGHAVYEYLSSKNQNYFNSNPSIFTHEVASTTNEALLYEMLIREAKGNDEKAYYITQYLDLIKDTLYTQTMYAEFEKTIHELVEKGKSVNALVLNDVWGQLLKKYYGQNYELDQLSKVGWARIPHFYNSFYVYKYATGCSAGVSFAQDILKNGSDNYINFLKKGSSDYPINLLKSSGINLTNTKPIENTIKKFDSLVAELEKLL; from the coding sequence ATGAATAGAAAATTGTGCAAAGCAATAATACCTTTATTTATTTCTATTTTTTGCATGTTAATAATAAGTATAAAAGCTGACCAAGGATATCAAAAGAATAATGATAGAGCAGTTACTGTCATGAATAATGATACTGAAGATGATGCTGAAAAAAAACAAGAAATAGATTATGAAAAAACATGTTGGAACTTACAATCTTTATTTAAAAGTGATGACCAATGGAAAAAAGAACTTAAGAGTTTTGATAAAGATACTAAAGAATTAAAAAATTACATAGGTAAAGTAACAAAATCACCAACACATTTGTCTTTTGCCTTAAATATCAAGGAAAAGCTTGATATAAGATTAAATAGACTTTCTGCCTATGTAAAATTAAAACAAGATACTAATAAAAATTCATATAAATATTTAGATATGAATGATACTATGAGTAAATCCTATGGCAACTATATGGGGATTTGTTCGGATTTAGAATTAGAGATATTAAAATTATCAAACAAAGATTATAAGAAAATTATTTCAAATAAAAATATAAATAGGAAATATGGTGCATATTTAAGGGATATAAGAAGAAATAAAGTACATTATTTGGATGATAAGTCAGAAGACATCCTAAGCAAAGTGTCTTCAATAAGTAGTCTTCCAAGTCAAGTTTATGAATTATTTAGGAATATGGATAGAAAAACTAATTTGACACCAGCTCAATATGCAAGTGAATTAGAATCATCAGATAGAGAAAATAGGAAAAAAGCTTATCAAGATGAACTTATAACTTACAATGATAATGTAAATACAATTGCAGGTTTGATTACTGGTCAAGTGAAAAAGAATATTTTTTATTCTCAAGAGAGAGGTTATGAGTCTTCTTTAGAAATGTATTTGGAATCTGATAATGTAGATGAAAAAGTATACAATAATTTAATAAGGACTGTAAATAGCAATATGGACAGTCTACACAAATATATAGATTTAAGAAAAAAGGTATTAAAATTAGATAAGGTTCATTCATATGATATGTTTGTACCTATAGTTAAGACTGCTGATAATAATATTAATTATGAAAAGGCACAAAGTATAGTATACTCAGCGTTGTCACCTTTAGGAAAAGAATACAATGATGTAGTGTATAAAGCTTTCAATGAAAAATGGATAGATGTTTATTCACATGAAAATAAAGTAAGTGGTGGATACTGCTTATCTGTTTATGAAAATCATCCATATATACTTTTAAATTATAATAATTCATTAGGTTCAGTTTCAACTTTATCACATGAACTTGGTCATGCTGTATACGAATACCTAAGTTCTAAGAATCAGAATTATTTTAATTCAAATCCGTCTATATTTACTCATGAGGTTGCATCTACAACTAATGAAGCATTGCTTTATGAGATGCTTATAAGAGAGGCTAAAGGTAATGATGAAAAAGCTTATTATATAACACAATATTTAGACTTGATAAAGGACACTCTTTATACACAAACTATGTATGCTGAATTTGAAAAAACTATACATGAGTTAGTAGAAAAAGGAAAAAGTGTAAATGCATTAGTATTAAATGATGTTTGGGGACAACTTCTTAAAAAATATTATGGACAAAACTATGAATTAGACCAATTATCTAAGGTCGGATGGGCTAGAATCCCACACTTTTATAATAGTTTCTATGTCTATAAATATGCTACAGGTTGTAGTGCAGGAGTAAGTTTTGCCCAAGATATACTAAAAAATGGTTCAGATAACTATATAAACTTCCTTAAAAAGGGAAGTTCAGATTATCCAATAAACTTATTAAAATCAAGTGGCATAAATTTAACTAATACAAAACCTATAGAAAATACAATCAAAAAATTTGACAGTTTAGTAGCTGAACTTGAAAAGCTATTATAA
- the spoIIE gene encoding stage II sporulation protein E gives MQRSVAVVKNKTVKPNVIKLISGYIDFTTAAFAVMGFLLSRSIIVDSVAPLGIAFFICASKIDKYKIPVFISTLLGILLSSNDFGNVAKYAVCLTIFMAMNKKLKLSDSIAKVAFIGAMILLPISMGQAFFSNRYTYNLLIAGVEAIIMFISIYVFSYGIGLMANVNNRMSVRTEEAISISLLLTFSIMGIGDISLFGISIRTILSTVLILLTSIVGGATMGASSGVIIGVASILNNMTSAIYMGIYSFSGLISGAFNKINKYFCILGYILSWIIIYLYTSGITSNMMQLRDILLGCLIVIVLPERLFNKIEKLIKSNVASNEIVYDYIMRSKNLTNSRLNSIYKTYDDLADTFDKIREKDKVLDQRDIANVIDMIHNDECKSCSMRRMCWESRFNHTYTMIYNILEKIEEKGELSLNDIPKNFRKECMKPESIVKISNHYYKMFVLDYDWSVKFSESRKLIANQIRSISKSIKSLSQDLEGDIMLDIEKEKNIYEQLERYDITVDKVSYLTKSNSEFEISIEKKTCHDGCMCEDKIVNIISDLVGENMSVRKIGCHCLGGKCKATFVKSQKYKAVTEVSAMSRDGHILCGDNYTYMEINDGKYMMAISDGMGKGKKAYEESSATIDILEKMIDAKIKDEIVIDTINNMLLLKSSEEMFSTLDLGILDLKRGCLETIKMGACSTYIKREDGEVDLISSSSLPVGILSDVKIDRKNVKVKEGDYVIMVSDGIVDAGRNNNLGDNWLIYFLKNIETTNPKEISNLILDRALELQALQIEDDMTVLVTKICTK, from the coding sequence ATGCAAAGAAGTGTAGCAGTTGTGAAGAATAAAACTGTAAAACCAAATGTCATAAAATTAATAAGCGGATATATTGATTTTACTACGGCGGCATTCGCCGTAATGGGATTTTTACTTAGTAGGTCTATTATAGTAGACTCTGTAGCTCCCTTAGGAATTGCATTTTTTATATGTGCATCAAAGATTGATAAGTACAAGATACCTGTATTCATATCAACATTATTAGGAATATTGTTATCATCTAATGATTTTGGAAATGTAGCAAAATATGCTGTGTGCCTTACAATATTTATGGCGATGAATAAGAAATTAAAATTATCAGATTCAATTGCTAAGGTAGCATTTATAGGTGCAATGATATTACTTCCAATTTCCATGGGACAAGCTTTCTTTTCAAATAGGTATACGTACAATCTTCTTATAGCAGGTGTAGAAGCAATAATAATGTTTATATCTATATATGTGTTTTCTTATGGGATAGGTTTAATGGCCAATGTCAACAATAGGATGTCTGTACGGACAGAAGAAGCTATCTCAATAAGTTTACTGCTGACCTTTAGCATAATGGGGATAGGTGATATATCCTTGTTTGGAATATCAATAAGGACCATTTTATCAACAGTATTGATATTACTGACCTCCATAGTAGGTGGAGCTACCATGGGAGCATCTAGTGGTGTAATTATTGGGGTAGCATCCATTTTAAATAATATGACATCAGCTATTTATATGGGGATATATTCTTTTTCAGGATTAATAAGTGGTGCATTTAATAAAATAAATAAATATTTCTGTATACTAGGATATATTCTAAGCTGGATAATAATATACCTATATACTTCTGGTATTACTTCTAATATGATGCAATTAAGAGATATACTATTGGGTTGTTTAATAGTTATAGTGTTGCCAGAGAGGTTATTTAATAAGATTGAAAAATTAATAAAAAGTAATGTAGCTTCAAATGAAATCGTATACGATTATATTATGAGAAGCAAGAATCTAACTAATAGTAGATTGAATAGTATTTATAAAACTTACGACGACCTTGCAGATACATTTGATAAGATAAGAGAAAAAGATAAGGTGTTAGACCAAAGAGATATAGCTAATGTAATAGATATGATTCATAATGATGAATGTAAAAGTTGTAGTATGAGAAGAATGTGTTGGGAATCAAGATTTAATCATACATACACTATGATATATAACATTCTTGAAAAAATTGAGGAGAAAGGAGAGTTAAGTCTAAACGATATACCTAAAAATTTTAGAAAGGAATGTATGAAACCAGAGTCAATAGTGAAAATATCAAATCACTATTACAAGATGTTTGTATTAGATTATGATTGGAGTGTGAAGTTTTCAGAAAGTAGAAAGTTAATAGCAAATCAGATAAGAAGTATTTCAAAATCAATTAAATCGCTATCCCAAGATTTAGAAGGCGATATAATGCTGGATATAGAAAAGGAAAAAAATATATATGAGCAGTTAGAAAGATATGACATAACAGTTGATAAAGTAAGTTACTTAACAAAGAGTAACAGTGAATTTGAAATATCAATAGAAAAGAAAACTTGCCATGATGGATGCATGTGTGAAGATAAAATTGTAAATATAATTTCAGACCTAGTAGGTGAAAATATGTCTGTTAGAAAAATAGGGTGCCATTGTTTAGGAGGTAAATGTAAGGCAACATTCGTTAAATCTCAAAAATATAAGGCTGTAACAGAAGTTTCAGCGATGTCAAGGGATGGACATATTCTTTGTGGAGACAATTACACATACATGGAGATAAATGATGGTAAGTATATGATGGCTATAAGTGATGGTATGGGAAAAGGTAAAAAAGCATATGAAGAATCTTCTGCCACTATTGATATACTGGAAAAAATGATAGATGCAAAAATTAAAGACGAAATAGTTATTGATACTATAAATAATATGTTGCTATTAAAGTCTTCAGAAGAGATGTTTTCAACTCTGGATTTAGGAATTTTAGATTTAAAACGAGGCTGTTTAGAAACTATAAAGATGGGAGCGTGTTCTACTTATATAAAAAGAGAGGATGGAGAAGTCGATTTAATATCATCATCATCATTGCCTGTGGGTATATTATCAGATGTAAAAATTGATAGAAAAAATGTAAAAGTTAAGGAAGGAGACTATGTTATAATGGTTTCTGATGGAATTGTAGATGCAGGAAGAAATAACAATTTAGGAGATAATTGGTTAATATACTTCTTAAAGAATATAGAGACTACAAATCCAAAGGAAATATCAAATTTAATATTAGATAGAGCATTAGAGTTACAAGCGTTACAAATCGAAGATGACATGACTGTTTTAGTTACGAAAATATGTACAAAATAA
- a CDS encoding Ppx/GppA family phosphatase, protein MKVGAIDIGTNSMRLLVADYRDGRLINRKKFVNTTRIGHGVDNKGYIKEDAIQRNIKALKEFSDKCNNEKCEKIYCMGTSALRDSKNGDYFVKLAKEETGIDVDIVTGIEESNLGFKGVLEGIQDDDTIIVIDIGGGSTEFIVGDLEGIKFNKSENVGALRMTERFLKHDIIEDEEFKAMSSFICNEIDETLNYIKKRGLKTLIGIGGTITSLSAMNQELEVYSMEKVHNSKIHKKEIEKILQKLIKMTLSDKKNLKGLQEKRADIITAGVKILNIIMEKLEIEEITVSEYDNLEGLICQKSKKMY, encoded by the coding sequence ATGAAAGTAGGAGCTATAGACATTGGGACAAACTCAATGAGATTATTAGTAGCAGATTATAGAGATGGAAGGCTCATAAACAGAAAAAAATTTGTTAATACAACTAGAATTGGTCATGGTGTAGATAATAAAGGATATATAAAGGAAGATGCTATTCAAAGAAATATAAAAGCATTAAAAGAATTCTCTGATAAGTGTAATAATGAAAAGTGTGAAAAAATTTACTGTATGGGGACATCTGCTCTTAGAGACAGTAAAAATGGAGATTACTTTGTTAAATTAGCTAAAGAAGAAACTGGAATAGATGTTGATATAGTTACAGGAATAGAAGAATCGAATTTGGGATTTAAGGGTGTCTTAGAAGGCATACAAGATGATGATACTATTATTGTTATAGATATTGGAGGAGGTTCAACAGAATTTATTGTAGGTGACTTAGAAGGAATCAAATTTAATAAAAGTGAAAATGTAGGTGCTCTTAGGATGACAGAGAGATTTTTGAAACATGATATTATTGAAGATGAAGAGTTTAAAGCTATGAGTTCATTTATATGTAATGAGATTGATGAAACTTTAAACTATATAAAAAAAAGAGGATTAAAAACTCTTATAGGCATAGGCGGTACGATTACATCATTATCAGCAATGAATCAAGAATTAGAGGTTTACTCTATGGAAAAAGTACATAATAGTAAAATACACAAAAAAGAAATAGAAAAAATTCTACAAAAATTAATAAAGATGACATTAAGTGATAAAAAGAACTTAAAAGGGCTACAAGAAAAACGTGCGGATATTATAACTGCTGGTGTAAAAATATTGAATATAATAATGGAAAAATTAGAAATAGAAGAAATAACCGTAAGTGAATACGATAATTTGGAAGGCTTAATATGTCAAAAGTCAAAAAAAATGTATTAA